The Lentimicrobiaceae bacterium genome has a window encoding:
- a CDS encoding purine-nucleoside phosphorylase has product MKTFLKVLFYYYSALFTTLAEIKNILKMDWYNKALEAKNFLFENGITKPEIGIILGTGLGGLVSSISIEKEINYGDIPHFPVSTVETHKGKLIYGTINDKYVLAMQGRFHYYEGYSMQEITLPVRVMKLLGIKYLLISNACGGLNPNYTQGDLMLLTDHIDLLPDNPLTGKNIDEMGVRFPDMSEPYSSKINSLFEELATENNIKLHKGVYVALAGPNLETKAEYKFLRLIGADGVGMSTVPEVIVANHCSLPCAAISVITDMCIPEQLEKVSLSEIVDVAKTAEDRLNKLFVEAVTRL; this is encoded by the coding sequence ATGAAAACATTTTTAAAGGTTTTATTTTATTATTATTCTGCATTATTTACTACTTTAGCAGAAATAAAAAACATATTAAAAATGGATTGGTACAACAAAGCATTAGAAGCAAAAAATTTCTTATTTGAAAATGGGATTACAAAACCTGAAATCGGTATTATTTTAGGAACGGGTTTGGGTGGTTTGGTTAGCAGCATTAGCATTGAAAAAGAGATAAATTACGGCGATATTCCTCATTTTCCTGTTTCAACCGTCGAAACGCACAAAGGTAAACTGATATACGGAACAATAAACGACAAATACGTTCTTGCCATGCAAGGCAGATTTCATTACTACGAAGGATATTCAATGCAAGAAATAACTCTTCCTGTCAGAGTTATGAAATTGTTGGGGATAAAGTATTTGCTTATTTCAAACGCTTGCGGTGGCTTAAATCCCAACTATACCCAAGGCGATTTAATGCTTCTTACCGACCATATAGATTTACTTCCGGATAATCCTTTGACAGGTAAAAACATCGACGAGATGGGTGTTCGCTTTCCGGATATGAGCGAGCCGTACAGCAGTAAAATCAACAGTTTATTTGAAGAATTAGCGACTGAAAATAACATAAAACTACACAAAGGCGTTTACGTTGCTTTAGCAGGTCCGAATTTGGAAACAAAAGCCGAATACAAGTTTTTGCGTCTGATTGGAGCCGACGGCGTAGGAATGTCAACAGTACCCGAAGTTATTGTTGCCAACCATTGTAGCTTACCTTGCGCCGCAATATCGGTAATAACGGATATGTGCATACCCGAACAACTTGAAAAAGTTTCGCTAAGCGAAATTGTTGACGTCGCAAAAACAGCCGAAGATAGACTCAATAAATTGTTTGTTGAAGCTGTTACACGATTGTAA
- a CDS encoding T9SS type A sorting domain-containing protein: protein MKKILSLLITITISLSVFSQDFWTPIQVPNDEYVFSVGVTKTGVTFLGTDTSFYKSYDDGLNWTKIDLEIYEFHDVFIDKDDRIFVLATDTDIFSFVVYYSLDGGNEFAKIQVPHEYIYYYNRKIYVNDSSIYIFGNNIVKKTFDFGANWSGSVVYHIPNPAPGSTLSFRKMLENKDGELFLFDSLPTESGKVAVFKSEDKGNTWDVLKKFTSSGYIIDMAFDSEETPYVLCSSSLYYFDKMASVWKSYSLPFLWSCSLAIDINDVIYITENFTGANVAKSTDGGESWELIYNNTNQTFELENLYISPNGYLYVYNKLYKSANRIFEPVQVEINNCSEFSVYPNPATNIINIDSDQFLNKEISSVVITDISGRQMKVNSVNNAQIDISNLNEGTYIITVLAGNKVYRSKFLVMR, encoded by the coding sequence ATGAAAAAAATATTATCACTGTTAATCACGATTACCATATCGTTAAGCGTCTTTTCGCAAGATTTTTGGACTCCTATTCAAGTTCCTAATGACGAGTATGTATTTTCAGTTGGTGTTACAAAAACAGGCGTAACCTTTTTAGGAACAGATACTAGTTTTTACAAATCTTACGATGATGGACTAAATTGGACTAAAATTGATTTGGAAATATATGAATTCCATGATGTTTTTATTGATAAAGACGATAGGATATTTGTACTTGCAACTGACACCGATATTTTTTCATTTGTTGTGTATTATTCTTTAGACGGAGGTAATGAGTTTGCCAAAATTCAGGTTCCACACGAATACATTTATTATTATAATAGGAAGATATATGTTAATGATTCAAGCATTTACATTTTTGGCAATAATATTGTTAAAAAAACATTTGATTTTGGCGCAAATTGGTCAGGTTCGGTTGTTTATCATATCCCCAATCCAGCACCGGGAAGTACCTTGTCTTTTAGGAAGATGTTAGAAAATAAAGATGGAGAATTGTTTTTATTTGATTCTTTGCCCACTGAGTCAGGTAAAGTAGCTGTCTTTAAATCCGAAGATAAGGGAAATACATGGGATGTTTTGAAGAAGTTTACAAGTAGTGGCTATATAATAGATATGGCGTTTGACTCTGAAGAAACACCTTATGTACTATGTTCAAGCAGTTTATATTATTTTGATAAAATGGCTTCTGTTTGGAAAAGTTATAGCTTGCCATTTCTTTGGAGCTGTTCATTAGCTATTGATATTAATGACGTTATCTACATTACAGAGAATTTCACAGGAGCTAATGTGGCAAAATCTACAGATGGAGGAGAAAGTTGGGAACTTATTTATAATAACACAAATCAAACATTTGAACTTGAGAACTTGTATATTTCGCCTAACGGCTACCTGTACGTGTATAACAAGCTTTATAAAAGTGCAAATAGGATTTTTGAACCTGTTCAAGTTGAAATAAACAATTGCTCAGAATTTTCCGTTTATCCTAATCCGGCGACAAATATTATAAATATCGACTCCGATCAATTTCTAAATAAAGAAATAAGTAGCGTAGTAATTACCGATATAAGCGGCAGGCAAATGAAGGTGAACTCTGTAAACAACGCTCAGATTGATATTTCAAACTTAAATGAAGGAACTTATATAATTACCGTATTGGCAGGAAATAAAGTTTACAGAAGCAAGTTTTTGGTAATGCGATAG
- a CDS encoding NUDIX domain-containing protein: MQILKKLLPGLLPLLVFILVDAIWSPQIGIIVAVIFGIVQLFFIYFKEKRWDKFVILDTALLCAFGIVSLIFDNVIFFKLKPLFINLILAVLIGISAFSKHNIMLKYSERLLGNNVNFDNSVQKNIIVQLRVFFWIIIAHSILILYSAFFMSQEAWAFISGVLLYIMLGAYLVIQFVWVKIRNRYIEWLPWIDEEGNIIGKVSRNVAHTDKKYLHPVVHTHIINSKNQLYLQKRKHNCQVEPNKWDTAIGGHVSFGETIEQALKREAAEELNFKNFEPKHIAKYVWNNINESEMVFSFLTFYDGNIIPNKKHVEDGRFWNVNELKENIGKNVFTPNLEFELPNIIALLERKRN, from the coding sequence ATGCAGATTTTAAAAAAATTATTGCCGGGTTTATTGCCTTTGTTGGTGTTTATTTTGGTCGATGCCATTTGGTCGCCGCAAATAGGGATTATCGTTGCCGTTATCTTTGGTATTGTTCAACTGTTTTTTATTTACTTTAAAGAAAAACGCTGGGATAAGTTTGTTATTCTTGATACAGCGCTACTATGTGCTTTCGGAATTGTTTCATTAATATTCGACAACGTAATTTTCTTTAAACTCAAACCGCTCTTCATCAATCTTATTCTTGCTGTACTTATAGGAATTTCTGCTTTTAGCAAGCATAACATCATGCTCAAATATTCCGAACGCTTGCTTGGTAACAATGTCAATTTTGATAATTCCGTCCAAAAAAATATAATAGTACAGCTGCGAGTATTTTTCTGGATAATAATAGCACACAGTATTTTGATATTGTACTCAGCATTTTTTATGTCGCAAGAAGCATGGGCTTTTATTTCGGGAGTGCTGTTATACATAATGTTGGGAGCATACTTGGTAATACAATTTGTTTGGGTTAAAATACGAAACAGATACATTGAATGGCTACCTTGGATTGACGAAGAAGGAAACATAATTGGCAAAGTTAGTCGCAATGTGGCTCACACCGATAAAAAATACTTGCATCCTGTTGTTCATACGCATATTATTAATTCTAAAAACCAACTATATCTGCAAAAGCGAAAACACAATTGCCAAGTTGAACCCAACAAATGGGACACTGCAATTGGCGGACACGTTAGTTTTGGCGAGACAATAGAGCAAGCACTTAAACGTGAAGCTGCTGAAGAACTTAACTTCAAAAACTTCGAGCCGAAACATATTGCCAAGTACGTATGGAATAACATTAATGAGTCCGAAATGGTATTCAGTTTTTTAACTTTTTACGATGGAAACATAATCCCAAACAAAAAACACGTTGAAGACGGCAGATTTTGGAACGTAAACGAACTGAAAGAAAACATCGGTAAAAATGTTTTTACACCGAATTTGGAGTTCGAATTGCCTAATATTATTGCTTTATTGGAAAGAAAAAGGAACTGA
- the rny gene encoding ribonuclease Y — translation MTTTIIIIAGAIGVLIGVIISMYIIRKSIEKKSQNIINEANKEADIIVKKKELEIKEELLHLKTQQEKQFQIKESNISKAENRIKQKEQSLNKRQEDFKVKFDEVNKKSKELDEKEINLQQKTDAIKRKEIDIEKAHKDYIDRLEIISGLSAEEAKEQLIEGLKQEARLHAANQLNEIVEEAKQTANNKAKKIIIETIQRNVAEQTIENTVSVFNIDNDEIKGRIIGREGRNIRALEALTGVEIIIDDSPDAILLSGFDPMRREIARLSLHKLVTDGRIHPARIEEVVAKTQKQVEEEIIEIGKRTTIDLGIHGLHPELVRLIGKMKYRSSYGQNLLRHSREVANLCATMAAELGLNAKKAKRAGLLHDIGKVADTNDSELPHAILGMKLAKEYKESADICNAIGAHHDEIEMETLIAPIVQTCDAISGARPGARREVVDAYIQRLNKLEELALSYPGVVKTYAIQAGRELRVIVGADKISDNEANNVAIELSKKIQDEMTYPGQIKITVIRETRSVSYAK, via the coding sequence ATGACAACAACCATTATTATCATCGCAGGAGCTATAGGAGTGCTTATAGGAGTAATAATATCGATGTATATTATACGTAAAAGCATAGAGAAAAAAAGCCAAAATATAATTAACGAAGCTAATAAAGAAGCCGATATTATTGTTAAGAAAAAAGAACTTGAAATAAAAGAAGAACTCTTGCACCTTAAAACTCAGCAAGAAAAGCAGTTTCAGATAAAAGAAAGCAATATTTCAAAAGCTGAGAACAGAATCAAACAAAAAGAGCAATCGCTTAACAAGCGTCAGGAAGATTTTAAGGTTAAGTTCGACGAAGTAAATAAAAAGTCGAAAGAACTTGACGAAAAAGAAATAAATTTACAGCAAAAAACCGATGCTATTAAGCGTAAGGAAATCGATATAGAAAAAGCTCACAAAGACTATATCGACAGATTGGAAATTATTTCGGGTTTATCGGCAGAAGAAGCAAAAGAGCAACTTATTGAGGGCTTAAAGCAAGAAGCACGCCTACATGCTGCAAACCAACTCAACGAAATTGTTGAAGAAGCTAAACAAACAGCCAACAACAAGGCGAAAAAAATCATTATCGAGACTATTCAACGCAATGTCGCCGAACAGACTATAGAAAATACAGTCTCGGTTTTTAACATTGATAATGACGAAATTAAAGGGCGAATTATTGGTAGAGAGGGTAGAAACATTAGAGCATTAGAAGCGCTTACAGGCGTTGAAATAATAATCGACGACTCGCCCGACGCAATTTTACTTTCGGGTTTCGACCCAATGCGTAGAGAAATAGCTCGCCTTTCGCTGCACAAACTTGTTACCGACGGCAGAATTCACCCCGCCAGAATTGAAGAAGTTGTGGCTAAAACCCAAAAGCAAGTTGAAGAAGAAATTATTGAAATAGGCAAACGCACAACCATTGACTTGGGAATACACGGGCTACATCCCGAACTTGTTCGCCTTATAGGTAAGATGAAATATCGCTCGTCGTACGGACAAAATCTGCTACGACACTCACGCGAAGTTGCTAACCTTTGTGCTACTATGGCTGCAGAACTCGGTTTGAACGCTAAAAAAGCCAAACGAGCCGGACTTCTACACGATATTGGCAAAGTCGCCGATACCAACGACTCCGAACTGCCACACGCAATATTGGGTATGAAATTGGCAAAAGAATACAAAGAATCTGCCGATATTTGCAACGCTATTGGTGCTCACCACGACGAAATTGAAATGGAAACGCTTATAGCTCCTATTGTTCAAACCTGCGATGCTATATCGGGAGCACGTCCAGGTGCACGTAGAGAAGTGGTTGATGCTTACATACAACGACTTAATAAATTGGAAGAACTTGCTTTGTCGTATCCGGGAGTTGTTAAAACTTACGCTATACAAGCCGGTAGAGAGCTTAGAGTTATTGTTGGAGCCGACAAAATTTCGGATAACGAAGCTAATAACGTAGCAATAGAGCTATCTAAAAAAATTCAGGACGAGATGACCTACCCGGGACAAATTAAAATTACTGTAATCAGAGAAACACGCTCCGTTAGCTACGCCAAATAA
- a CDS encoding cell division protein ZapA — MKKNIVVNLHINNRPYRLKASSTEEESFIRRAAVEVENLIDYYSKNARHDDMQDLLAMTAIHFASKSLKTEEENLFITNELSPKIKDLEKLVDQSLTA; from the coding sequence ATGAAAAAAAATATAGTTGTAAATTTGCATATAAATAACAGACCATATAGATTGAAAGCCTCTAGCACTGAAGAAGAGAGCTTTATAAGACGTGCTGCCGTTGAAGTAGAAAATTTAATTGACTACTACTCAAAAAATGCAAGACACGACGATATGCAAGATCTGTTAGCTATGACAGCTATACATTTTGCGTCTAAATCGTTAAAAACAGAAGAAGAGAATTTATTTATTACTAATGAATTGTCTCCAAAAATTAAAGATTTAGAAAAACTTGTTGACCAAAGTTTAACTGCTTAA
- the tsaE gene encoding tRNA (adenosine(37)-N6)-threonylcarbamoyltransferase complex ATPase subunit type 1 TsaE, translating into MKEKEIYKANSTSDLQNIAEALLKKHDDHRIFTFDSEMGSGKTTFISAICEVLKVRDNVSSPTFAIINEYHSDLINQMIYHIDLYRINKPEELISIGFHDYLQSDNYCFIEWSQKGKEFIPTNAISVDIRINEDGSRSFEF; encoded by the coding sequence ATGAAAGAAAAAGAAATTTACAAGGCAAACTCAACGAGCGATTTACAAAATATTGCCGAAGCTTTGCTAAAAAAACACGACGACCACAGGATTTTCACTTTCGATAGCGAAATGGGGAGCGGTAAAACTACTTTTATTAGTGCTATTTGCGAAGTTTTAAAAGTTAGAGACAATGTCAGCAGTCCGACTTTTGCAATCATAAACGAATACCACTCCGACCTTATCAACCAAATGATATATCACATTGACCTATACAGAATAAATAAACCCGAAGAGCTAATCAGTATAGGTTTTCACGATTATTTGCAAAGCGATAATTATTGTTTTATTGAATGGTCGCAAAAGGGGAAAGAATTTATCCCAACAAACGCCATTAGTGTCGATATACGAATAAATGAAGATGGAAGCAGGAGTTTTGAGTTTTAG